Proteins encoded within one genomic window of Lysinibacillus louembei:
- a CDS encoding accessory Sec system S-layer assembly protein produces the protein MGLFDFFKKGDKVGADSAVDSKELLTDTKQTGEDRDVVTKLSFHPQWNVPLEQQYIFNFLANELQPLKPNQLSLSAINIEENPRNGAWNVKVFFRSSLPEPIELGEIELLILDKDDKRLASQTFHFQDLGVIPAESARPWVFEFDKSSIEAGVEEVPKEDGWKIAFNLISLRGHQLDLDETWKQQLPQDQQEALEKIVKDLPKLGKTEVNFTGLQAKLQNDKSLHVSIFIRNGNDKAINLEQLPLEIIDARGKQVAKGSFKLEPVLTVQPNTTKPWTFIFPAQLVDVKGIDLSRWTARVPQE, from the coding sequence ATGGGCTTATTCGATTTTTTTAAAAAAGGCGATAAAGTAGGCGCAGACAGCGCTGTTGATTCAAAAGAATTGTTAACTGATACGAAGCAAACTGGCGAGGACCGAGATGTTGTGACAAAATTATCATTTCATCCACAATGGAATGTACCGTTAGAGCAACAATATATTTTTAATTTCTTAGCAAATGAATTGCAGCCATTAAAGCCAAATCAATTATCACTATCAGCGATCAACATTGAAGAAAATCCACGCAATGGTGCATGGAATGTCAAAGTATTTTTCCGTTCTTCATTGCCAGAGCCAATTGAGCTTGGTGAAATCGAATTGCTTATTTTAGATAAAGATGACAAGCGTCTTGCATCTCAAACATTCCATTTCCAAGACTTAGGTGTGATACCAGCTGAGAGTGCTCGCCCTTGGGTATTTGAATTTGATAAATCGTCAATTGAAGCTGGCGTTGAAGAAGTACCAAAAGAGGATGGCTGGAAAATCGCCTTCAATTTAATTTCTTTACGTGGTCATCAGCTTGACCTAGATGAAACGTGGAAACAACAACTACCACAGGATCAACAAGAGGCTTTAGAAAAAATTGTGAAAGACTTACCGAAGCTTGGCAAAACAGAAGTCAACTTCACAGGCTTACAGGCGAAGCTACAAAATGATAAAAGCTTACATGTATCTATCTTTATTCGTAACGGAAACGACAAAGCGATTAATTTAGAACAACTACCACTTGAAATTATTGACGCACGTGGCAAGCAAGTAGCGAAGGGATCATTCAAGCTAGAGCCTGTATTAACAGTACAACCTAATACAACAAAGCCATGGACATTCATTTTCCCCGCCCAGCTAGTAGATGTTAAAGGCATCGACCTCTCTCGCTGGACAGCGCGTGTACCACAGGAATAA
- a CDS encoding C40 family peptidase, whose product MSYNKILRNTLLTFLAALAIFLSPIGEEKAAAADFTSSNFKSTAQKYLGVPYSYGGTSTRGFDCSGYVRTVFSDLGVSLPRTSSSMYGVGTAVSQNDLIPGDLVFFNTSGSGISHVGIYLGGGKFIHSQTNIGVSVTDINDKWYWGSRYVGAKRVANVSFE is encoded by the coding sequence ATGAGTTATAACAAAATTTTACGCAATACATTATTAACATTTTTAGCGGCATTAGCTATTTTCTTATCACCAATCGGAGAAGAGAAAGCCGCGGCTGCAGACTTTACTTCAAGTAATTTTAAATCAACAGCTCAAAAATATTTAGGTGTACCTTATTCATACGGTGGTACTTCAACAAGAGGATTTGACTGCTCTGGTTATGTTCGTACTGTATTTAGCGATCTTGGTGTATCATTACCTCGCACTTCATCATCTATGTATGGTGTAGGGACAGCAGTTAGCCAAAATGACTTAATCCCAGGTGATTTAGTATTCTTTAATACTTCAGGAAGCGGTATTTCTCACGTAGGTATCTACTTAGGTGGCGGCAAGTTCATCCACTCTCAAACAAATATCGGTGTAAGTGTTACAGATATTAACGATAAATGGTATTGGGGAAGCCGTTATGTAGGTGCTAAACGTGTTGCTAATGTTTCATTTGAATAA
- a CDS encoding LysM peptidoglycan-binding domain-containing protein, whose amino-acid sequence MASKWQAAVASALILSALVVPAAEAASYTVQKGDTLTKIAKEHEVTVEQLKQWNNLKADAIFINQKLVVTDGAVKANKVAVVEKMATHTVKKGDTLASIAQKNNMTVAQLKELNKLQSDVIYINQKLQINKVSPSKPQEATVEAPVITTSPKADGQAVYNQVIALAHELIGTPYVFAGNTIEGFDCSGFVKYVYSNAGLNISRKSSLDYYLQDTTAVEQPMPGDVVFFKNTYIPNISHMGIYIGEDQFIHAGTTGVEISKVTHSYWAERLVGYKRFNGIE is encoded by the coding sequence ATGGCAAGTAAATGGCAGGCTGCGGTGGCAAGTGCACTCATATTGTCAGCACTTGTAGTACCAGCAGCAGAGGCAGCATCTTATACCGTACAAAAGGGCGATACATTGACAAAAATTGCAAAGGAACATGAAGTAACAGTGGAGCAATTAAAGCAATGGAACAATTTAAAGGCAGATGCTATCTTTATCAATCAAAAGCTAGTTGTCACAGACGGAGCAGTGAAAGCAAATAAAGTAGCTGTCGTCGAAAAAATGGCAACGCATACAGTGAAAAAAGGCGATACATTGGCATCAATCGCACAAAAAAATAATATGACAGTAGCGCAGCTAAAAGAATTAAATAAGCTACAATCAGATGTCATTTATATTAATCAGAAGCTACAAATAAATAAAGTTTCTCCATCGAAGCCACAGGAAGCAACTGTGGAAGCGCCAGTAATTACTACTTCACCGAAAGCAGATGGACAAGCTGTTTATAATCAAGTAATAGCGCTTGCACATGAATTAATTGGCACACCTTATGTATTTGCGGGTAATACGATAGAAGGCTTTGATTGCAGTGGCTTTGTGAAATATGTTTACAGCAATGCAGGCTTAAATATTTCACGTAAGAGCAGCCTTGATTACTACTTGCAAGATACGACAGCTGTAGAGCAACCGATGCCAGGAGATGTGGTATTTTTCAAAAATACGTACATACCTAATATTTCGCATATGGGTATTTATATAGGAGAGGATCAATTTATTCACGCTGGTACAACAGGTGTGGAAATATCGAAAGTAACACATAGCTATTGGGCGGAACGCCTCGTTGGGTATAAGCGTTTTAATGGAATTGAATAG